A stretch of the Papaver somniferum cultivar HN1 chromosome 6, ASM357369v1, whole genome shotgun sequence genome encodes the following:
- the LOC113285855 gene encoding 39S ribosomal protein L41-A, mitochondrial-like, with the protein MVLGLLVGLGRSMRRKRTSSLSILSSKRAPKDYYKGKNCKPTGFHTRKGGYVVVDEKLPNYVVPDLTDFKLKPYVSQCAVGVKTAEAATSAAK; encoded by the exons ATGGTATTGGGATTGTTGGTAGGGCTGGGAAGATCAATGAGAAGAAAGAGAACATCATCTCTTTCTATCCTTTCATCTAAACGTGCTCCTAAAGATTATTACAAAGGGAAAAATTGTAAACCTACTGGTTTTCATACCCGCAAAG GTGgatatgttgttgttgatgagaaATTGCCAAATTATGTTGTTCCTGATCTGACAGATTTCAAG TTGAAGCCATATGTTTCGCAATGTGCAGTAGGGGTGAAAACAGCAGAGGCTGCTACGAGTGCAGCCAAGTGA
- the LOC113285856 gene encoding ABC transporter I family member 10-like, giving the protein MMNSSLIRASTFHIPPPLQCTTRDNVITSPNYAIEGRNLSYSITTKQGKSVPILQDCSITIPSGQLWMLLGPNGCGKSTLLKVLAGLLNPTHGNMYVKRPKSFVFQNPDHQVVMPTVEADVAFGLGKFNLSQDEVKSRVEKALDAVGMSDYIQRPVQTLSGGQKQRVAIAGALAETCEVLLLDELTTFLDESDQMGVIKAVKNCLGGDVTALWVTHRLEELEFADGAVYMENGRVIMQSDTKSIMAVLKERISSYSDQINL; this is encoded by the exons ATGATGAATTCATCTCTTATTCGCGCCTCTACATTTCATATCCCTCCTCCTCTTCAATGCACAACAAG GGATAATGTGATTACTAGTCCAAATTATGCAATTGAAGGAAGAAATTTAAGTTATTCAATTACAACAAAACAAGGAAAAAGTGTCCCAATTTTACAAGATTGTTCTATTACAATACCTTCTGGTCAGTTATGGATGCTTCTTGGACCTAATGGTTGTGGAAAATCGACCCTTTTAAAG GTATTGGCTGGGTTACTGAATCCAACTCATGGGAACATGTATGTTAAAAGGCCGAAGAGCTTCGTTTTCCAGAACCCCGATCACCAG GTGGTAATGCCCACAGTTGAAGCAGATGTTGCATTTGGTCTTGGCAAGTTTAATCTTTCTCAGGATGAAGTTAAATCCAGGGTTGAAAAAGCATTAGATGCAGTGGGAATGTCAGACTACATCCAG AGACCAGTTCAAACACTCAGTGGTGGACAGAAACAAAGGGTGGCCATTGCTGGAGCTCTAGCTGAAACGTGTGAAGTGTTATTACTAGATGAGCTCACAACATTTTTAGATGAAAGTGATCAG ATGGGAGTGATAAAGGCAGTTAAAAACTGTTTGGGCGGTGATGTAACAGCATTGTGGGTCACCCATCGACTAGAAGAGCTTGAGTTTGCGGATGGTGCAGTCTATATGGAAAATGGGAGAGTCATAATGCAGAGCGACACTAAATCAATCATGGCAGTCTTAAAAGAGAGAATATCCTCTTACTCTGACCAGATAAATTTGTAA